In a single window of the Mucilaginibacter defluvii genome:
- a CDS encoding TonB-dependent receptor, which translates to MKCFTTINTQKKKNLTHFMLAFGAFIFMGSPAFAQTGNIRGRISDATVDNPIKGATITVAEDSTIRTSTGADGTYRLSKVPVGRKTLIITFVGYERTSVPNIDVITGKDALADVKLTASFKSLTEVVISVGPPKDRPLNKLAAVSARQVSPEEISKFAGGRSDVARLATNFAGVSAPDDSRNDIVVRGNSPTGVLWRIEGIPVPSPNHFSSLGTTGSPVSALNVNVIGNSDFITSAFPGEYGNALGGVFDIAFRKGNKDVYEYTFSAGAFTGAEAMAEGPLAKKGSFLVAARYGLAGLFNAGGTTALPNYADLSFNFDLGKSKLGNFSLFGIAARSNINFRGDGIDENDLFAAKDENTDVVSKFGVIGLKHLLAVNSYSSIKTTIGASSSSENVDRERIFNYDTPRSTTLPFTKINNNESRITLSSVYNARYSNRFNLRAGLLLERYNLKADLTSRERQADSDNDSFPDYINLINSNNSYTIFQPYVQGQFRIAEALTLNAGLHGQYVSLNSEFVPEPRASLTWRIAPAHSLSFGYGLHHQNVPAPILFLNQYINGSPVQTNRDLDLVRSNHYVLGYDLRPASGWRTKIEAYYQSISNAAVEANPSSYSSLTEGATFGFSIDKFGLVSKGSGRNAGVELTIEKFLDNGWYGLTTASVFEAKYKGSDGITRNSPFNNGYVVNVLAGKEFKVGSGRNVLFADTRLSTAGGRHYTPVDLQASRAAGYEVLQDNIAFSRQYDAYFRMDVKFGMKINSSRKKVSHQFYIDLQNVTNKKNVFVRRYNRLTNNVDQADQIGLFPDFGYKLQF; encoded by the coding sequence ATGAAATGTTTTACGACGATCAACACACAGAAAAAGAAGAATTTGACACACTTTATGCTTGCTTTTGGTGCCTTTATCTTTATGGGTTCGCCTGCATTTGCGCAAACTGGTAATATCCGCGGCCGTATATCGGACGCCACAGTTGATAACCCGATCAAAGGCGCAACCATAACCGTGGCCGAAGACAGCACCATCAGAACTTCCACAGGTGCAGATGGTACTTACCGATTAAGTAAAGTGCCTGTAGGCCGCAAAACACTCATCATCACATTCGTTGGTTACGAAAGAACATCGGTACCCAATATTGATGTCATCACCGGCAAGGATGCCTTAGCCGATGTAAAGCTTACAGCAAGCTTTAAAAGTCTAACCGAAGTGGTGATCAGCGTGGGGCCGCCTAAAGACCGGCCATTGAACAAACTGGCTGCGGTAAGCGCACGGCAGGTAAGCCCGGAAGAAATATCAAAGTTTGCCGGTGGTCGGAGCGATGTGGCGCGTCTGGCCACTAATTTCGCCGGGGTATCTGCACCGGATGATAGCCGTAATGATATTGTAGTGCGTGGTAATTCGCCTACAGGTGTACTATGGCGCATTGAAGGCATACCTGTGCCCAGTCCCAACCACTTTTCCAGTTTAGGTACTACCGGCAGCCCGGTGTCGGCCCTCAATGTAAATGTGATTGGCAACTCTGATTTTATAACCTCTGCTTTTCCAGGGGAATATGGCAACGCGTTAGGCGGCGTTTTTGATATCGCTTTTCGCAAGGGGAACAAAGATGTTTATGAGTATACGTTTTCCGCAGGTGCCTTCACAGGGGCAGAGGCAATGGCCGAAGGACCGCTCGCAAAAAAGGGATCGTTCCTGGTCGCTGCACGGTACGGGTTAGCGGGATTGTTTAATGCCGGCGGTACCACAGCCTTACCAAATTATGCTGACCTTTCTTTTAACTTCGACCTGGGCAAATCTAAGCTTGGTAACTTTTCACTGTTCGGGATAGCTGCCCGTTCAAATATAAACTTCCGGGGCGATGGGATCGATGAGAACGATCTCTTTGCTGCTAAAGATGAGAATACCGACGTCGTCTCAAAGTTTGGCGTTATCGGTTTAAAGCACTTGTTAGCTGTTAACAGCTATTCTTCAATTAAGACAACCATCGGCGCATCTTCCAGCAGTGAGAATGTTGACCGTGAGCGTATTTTTAATTATGACACTCCACGATCAACAACGTTGCCATTTACAAAGATCAATAACAACGAAAGCCGTATCACCTTGTCTTCTGTTTACAATGCCCGGTATAGCAATCGTTTTAATTTGCGCGCAGGATTATTGCTGGAACGGTATAATTTAAAGGCTGATCTGACAAGTCGTGAAAGGCAGGCCGATAGTGACAACGACAGCTTTCCGGACTATATCAACCTGATCAATTCAAATAACAGTTATACCATCTTTCAACCTTATGTACAAGGGCAATTTCGGATTGCTGAAGCATTGACCTTAAATGCGGGGTTGCATGGTCAGTACGTTTCGCTGAACAGTGAATTTGTTCCTGAACCCAGGGCCTCGCTTACCTGGCGTATCGCACCGGCACACAGCCTTTCGTTCGGGTATGGCTTACACCATCAAAACGTCCCGGCACCGATCTTATTCCTGAATCAGTACATCAACGGAAGTCCTGTTCAGACCAACAGAGATCTTGACCTGGTACGCAGTAACCACTATGTGCTGGGGTATGACCTGCGTCCGGCCAGTGGCTGGCGAACCAAGATTGAAGCCTATTATCAAAGTATTAGCAATGCAGCAGTAGAAGCGAACCCGAGCAGCTATTCGTCGCTTACCGAGGGAGCTACCTTTGGATTCAGTATAGATAAATTCGGCTTGGTAAGCAAAGGGTCGGGCCGCAATGCAGGCGTTGAGCTTACCATCGAAAAGTTCCTCGACAATGGATGGTACGGGCTGACTACGGCGTCAGTATTTGAAGCCAAGTACAAGGGCAGCGATGGCATAACCCGCAATTCACCCTTCAATAACGGTTATGTGGTCAACGTACTTGCCGGTAAGGAGTTTAAGGTAGGCAGCGGCCGTAACGTGCTTTTCGCGGACACGCGCCTCAGCACGGCAGGGGGTCGACACTATACACCGGTCGATCTGCAGGCAAGCCGTGCGGCAGGGTATGAAGTGTTACAGGATAACATTGCCTTCAGTCGGCAATATGATGCCTATTTTCGAATGGA
- a CDS encoding SDR family oxidoreductase, with product MEQIKIQGKVVAITGASSGIGEAIAKHLAKLGAKVVLGARRTDNLKTITGAIIAQGGQAVYKSLDVTDQQDVASFAKFATEQYGTLDVFINNAGLMPLSMINAYKIKEWHQMIDVNVKGVLHGIAAALPIFEAKDSGQFVNITSVGDRWVGPTSTVYSATKFAVRAISDGLRQEVSENIRVTLVAPGATQSELAETISDPELKKQAIEKFRINLLPAEAIARAVAYAIEQPADVDVNEIVVRPTAQKSF from the coding sequence ATGGAACAGATCAAAATTCAAGGAAAAGTAGTCGCCATTACAGGTGCGAGCAGCGGTATTGGCGAGGCAATTGCCAAACACCTGGCTAAGTTGGGTGCGAAGGTGGTATTAGGCGCAAGGCGTACCGACAACCTAAAAACGATCACCGGGGCCATCATTGCCCAAGGCGGACAGGCTGTTTACAAAAGCCTCGACGTAACCGATCAGCAGGACGTAGCTTCTTTTGCAAAGTTTGCCACAGAGCAGTACGGCACGCTCGATGTTTTCATCAATAACGCCGGACTCATGCCGCTGTCGATGATCAACGCATATAAAATCAAGGAATGGCACCAGATGATCGATGTGAACGTGAAAGGTGTCTTACATGGTATCGCAGCTGCCCTGCCCATCTTTGAAGCAAAGGATAGCGGCCAATTCGTAAACATCACTTCTGTTGGCGATCGCTGGGTAGGCCCAACTTCTACCGTTTACAGTGCGACCAAGTTTGCCGTAAGGGCAATATCAGATGGCTTGCGGCAAGAAGTAAGCGAGAATATCCGGGTAACACTGGTAGCGCCCGGTGCAACCCAGTCAGAACTGGCGGAAACTATTTCAGATCCTGAACTTAAGAAACAGGCTATTGAAAAGTTCCGCATCAACCTTTTGCCTGCCGAGGCAATTGCCAGGGCTGTAGCTTATGCAATTGAGCAACCCGCCGATGTAGATGTTAATGAGATCGTCGTTCGTCCGACGGCACAAAAATCATTTTAA
- a CDS encoding SDR family NAD(P)-dependent oxidoreductase, translating into MENQRNTTVLITGAGSGMGLHTAQTLALQGYQVFAGIRDPQGRNTHKSKRLLEYVESRGKSIEIVDLDILKEDSCAQAAKYINNKYGQVDVVIHNAAHLFIGYSEGFKPEQIASSLNTNVLGAHRLNRAVLPYMRKQGSGLILYVGSGITNVTAPFMAPYVIGKAALDALAENTAYEISQFGVETTILMPGVYMDDTSHFETAEFPADEEVLKDYERLQKDYDHYEAGLRNLFRFGDAPIQSVADKIAEILNIPEGQRPLRTTVDYSDWLAEPGNGVREALTERAFRVLGYSHLLKVKQ; encoded by the coding sequence ATGGAAAACCAACGCAACACTACCGTTCTGATCACCGGCGCAGGATCTGGAATGGGTTTACATACTGCGCAAACTTTAGCATTACAAGGCTACCAGGTCTTTGCCGGGATCAGGGACCCGCAGGGACGGAATACGCATAAGTCAAAGCGTTTGCTTGAATATGTTGAAAGCCGTGGTAAAAGTATCGAGATCGTGGACCTCGATATACTTAAAGAGGATTCTTGTGCACAAGCTGCAAAATATATAAATAACAAGTATGGCCAAGTCGATGTCGTGATCCATAATGCTGCACATCTTTTCATTGGTTATTCAGAAGGCTTTAAGCCTGAGCAGATCGCCAGTTCGTTAAATACCAATGTATTGGGTGCCCACCGGCTTAACAGGGCAGTACTGCCCTATATGCGGAAACAAGGAAGCGGCCTGATCTTATATGTGGGTAGCGGAATTACAAATGTTACCGCACCCTTTATGGCGCCGTATGTGATCGGTAAGGCGGCACTTGACGCATTAGCCGAAAATACCGCTTACGAGATCAGCCAGTTCGGCGTGGAAACCACCATATTGATGCCCGGCGTTTACATGGACGATACCTCGCATTTTGAAACGGCAGAATTTCCAGCTGATGAAGAAGTGCTGAAGGATTATGAGCGATTGCAAAAGGATTATGATCATTATGAAGCAGGATTACGAAATTTATTTCGCTTTGGAGATGCGCCCATACAGAGCGTTGCCGACAAGATCGCCGAAATATTGAACATTCCGGAAGGGCAACGGCCGCTAAGAACAACCGTGGATTATTCGGACTGGCTTGCTGAGCCAGGTAACGGCGTTAGGGAAGCATTGACGGAACGTGCTTTCCGGGTTCTGGGCTACAGCCATCTGTTAAAAGTAAAACAATAA
- a CDS encoding Atu4866 domain-containing protein, producing the protein MIINIIDMWVTADSYIRQELLPNGHYEIKGAHIEYWDDTGFTADGDFTDDNTLAHGDYIFYREIK; encoded by the coding sequence ATGATCATAAATATTATCGATATGTGGGTTACTGCTGATAGCTACATCAGGCAGGAGCTTTTACCTAACGGGCACTACGAAATCAAGGGGGCACACATTGAATATTGGGATGACACCGGCTTTACCGCTGACGGGGATTTTACCGATGATAACACGCTGGCGCACGGTGACTATATATTTTACAGGGAGATCAAATAA
- a CDS encoding nuclear transport factor 2 family protein, whose product MKLKVFLMSIMLAFSVGCHIDEDRQTEQQNLQLVEKAFENWKNNEGTVFDLLDEKVTWVVAGSSPVSGTYHSKKELLAVVGRINGKLSGAIVPTVESIVARDSLVIALWHGKAPAKNGGTYHNNYAWHMTFINGKIVKVTAFLDTYRLAELLQANSLRSSTKD is encoded by the coding sequence ATGAAACTAAAAGTATTTCTCATGAGCATAATGCTTGCCTTTAGCGTTGGCTGTCATATAGACGAGGACAGGCAAACCGAGCAGCAAAATTTACAATTGGTCGAAAAAGCATTTGAAAACTGGAAGAACAATGAAGGCACCGTGTTTGATCTGCTTGATGAAAAGGTAACCTGGGTAGTTGCCGGATCAAGTCCGGTATCAGGTACTTACCATAGTAAGAAAGAGCTTTTAGCTGTTGTGGGCCGGATCAATGGTAAGTTGAGCGGCGCGATCGTTCCCACAGTTGAAAGCATCGTTGCCCGCGACAGTTTGGTCATTGCGCTTTGGCATGGTAAGGCCCCGGCGAAAAATGGAGGGACTTACCATAATAATTACGCCTGGCACATGACTTTTATTAACGGTAAAATTGTTAAGGTAACTGCTTTTTTGGATACTTACCGGCTGGCTGAATTATTGCAAGCAAATAGTCTGCGAAGTTCAACTAAAGATTAG
- a CDS encoding SDR family NAD(P)-dependent oxidoreductase, whose translation MVHNRNVYRNWQSTHRKVIKKGDKVFATIRKPDALDDLKAQYPETLSVAILDVTDTAAINEVITKAFAEMGNIDVIVNNAGYALFCAVEEASNEQIRQQIDTNVIGSIQVIRAALPFLRQQGHGRIMQISTAGGQTTYPNFGYYHTTKWQLKASVILLQKN comes from the coding sequence TTGGTTCATAACAGGAACGTCTACCGGAATTGGCAGAGTACTCATAGAAAAGTTATTAAAAAGGGTGACAAGGTGTTTGCCACCATACGTAAACCGGACGCACTTGATGATTTGAAAGCGCAATATCCCGAAACGCTATCTGTTGCTATACTAGATGTAACCGATACCGCGGCAATCAACGAGGTAATTACTAAGGCTTTTGCCGAGATGGGTAACATTGATGTTATTGTAAACAACGCGGGATATGCATTATTCTGTGCGGTTGAGGAGGCATCGAATGAACAGATAAGACAGCAGATCGATACCAACGTTATAGGTTCGATACAGGTCATACGTGCCGCGTTGCCATTTTTAAGACAGCAAGGGCACGGCCGGATTATGCAGATTTCAACAGCTGGCGGACAAACCACTTACCCTAATTTTGGATATTACCATACCACTAAGTGGCAATTGAAGGCTTCTGTGATACTATTGCAAAAGAATTAG
- a CDS encoding NAD(P)H-dependent oxidoreductase, which translates to MKTLIIAIHPNIETSVVSKRWIEELNKYPDLYRVHQLYKAYPDEQLDVEAEQKLVEKFDKIVFQFPFYWFNCPSFFKKWLDEVVLPGWAFGRESEFGLAGKKITMAISTGIAEHDYQPSGKYGITVEKLIRPFKLSFDYIRAEYRPPFVYFGIDDHSSADWIEKSVPKYLEFLKTL; encoded by the coding sequence ATGAAAACCCTTATAATAGCAATTCATCCAAATATCGAAACCTCGGTCGTAAGCAAGCGATGGATCGAGGAGCTAAATAAATACCCTGATCTGTATAGGGTCCATCAGCTGTATAAAGCTTACCCGGATGAACAGTTAGATGTTGAGGCGGAACAGAAGCTGGTAGAAAAGTTCGATAAGATCGTATTTCAGTTTCCATTCTATTGGTTTAACTGTCCTTCGTTTTTTAAGAAATGGCTTGATGAGGTAGTGCTGCCAGGCTGGGCATTCGGCAGGGAAAGCGAGTTTGGTTTGGCCGGTAAAAAGATAACCATGGCTATCTCGACCGGCATCGCGGAGCATGATTATCAACCTTCGGGTAAATACGGGATCACCGTTGAGAAACTTATTCGCCCGTTCAAATTGAGCTTTGATTATATCAGGGCTGAGTATCGCCCGCCATTCGTTTACTTTGGTATAGACGATCATTCATCTGCTGACTGGATAGAAAAAAGTGTTCCTAAATATTTAGAGTTCCTCAAGACACTTTAA
- a CDS encoding RidA family protein → MEKRIINPWKWQDDRHYVQAVEVTQVQGTLYCAGQAAVLPDGTSSTADMKTQLLIAIENLERVITQAGYETKNIVRLTVYTTSHEEFLAVFDTFGEWIAKNDIKQAGTFVEVKELYETLKVELEATVVR, encoded by the coding sequence ATGGAAAAGCGCATTATTAATCCCTGGAAATGGCAGGATGACCGCCATTATGTTCAGGCGGTAGAAGTTACACAAGTACAAGGAACGCTCTATTGTGCTGGTCAGGCAGCAGTATTACCTGATGGTACTTCAAGCACAGCAGATATGAAAACGCAGCTGTTGATCGCGATCGAAAACCTTGAAAGGGTAATAACTCAAGCTGGTTATGAAACTAAAAATATAGTTAGACTAACAGTTTATACCACCTCTCATGAGGAATTTTTAGCTGTTTTTGACACCTTTGGTGAGTGGATTGCCAAGAACGATATTAAGCAGGCCGGAACATTTGTGGAAGTCAAGGAGCTTTACGAAACCTTGAAGGTGGAGTTGGAAGCTACCGTTGTAAGATAA
- a CDS encoding Crp/Fnr family transcriptional regulator, with protein MSHQLREHIEKVISLTDEEYQFIFSHFTHKRYKKHQFMVQVGEPVLHNYYLLSGLTKLVYTDQKAKQHILAFAMEDWWDNDFQAYYTRTNATLSMECLEDTEALCLSLDNFKALRVGLPKIEAFFLERVTNGFLAAQRRILSLMTTSVQERYEQLIRQQPKLLQRVPKTQLAAYLGVSREALSRLSF; from the coding sequence ATGAGTCATCAACTGCGCGAACATATTGAGAAGGTCATATCGCTTACCGACGAAGAGTATCAATTTATCTTCAGCCATTTTACGCATAAGCGCTACAAAAAGCACCAGTTTATGGTACAGGTTGGCGAACCTGTACTGCACAATTATTACCTGCTATCGGGTTTGACCAAACTCGTTTACACAGATCAAAAAGCGAAGCAACATATACTGGCATTTGCTATGGAAGACTGGTGGGATAATGATTTTCAGGCCTACTATACCCGAACCAACGCGACGCTATCTATGGAATGCCTGGAAGATACCGAAGCACTTTGCCTCTCGCTCGATAATTTTAAGGCTTTAAGGGTGGGCTTGCCTAAAATTGAAGCCTTTTTTCTGGAAAGAGTAACGAACGGTTTTCTTGCTGCACAGCGCCGGATACTGTCGTTAATGACCACCAGCGTTCAGGAGCGGTACGAACAGTTGATACGGCAACAACCAAAGTTATTACAGCGCGTACCCAAAACGCAGCTTGCTGCTTACCTTGGCGTATCCAGAGAGGCATTAAGCAGGCTCAGCTTTTGA
- a CDS encoding LytTR family DNA-binding domain-containing protein, with translation MSEVVSRQTSSRLLKCLIIDDEPIAIKGVVNLINQLGFLEVAGTSTSAIKAAEILKTKEIDLMFLDINMPMLSGLEFLGSLERAPLTIMTTAYSEHALEGFRLNVVDYLMKPLEFQRFFQAANKALDIYQSRIILQNREGADSDMYIRQGDTFQRIEWQDILFAEGMQNYLKLHFTDKAFIIHQTMASLEEMLPKDWFFRIHQSFLVNTHKIDAISGGRVFINGKQLPVSRHRKEDLLRSVVYGKLISK, from the coding sequence ATGAGCGAAGTAGTATCGAGGCAAACAAGCAGTAGGCTTTTAAAATGCCTTATTATTGATGATGAGCCGATTGCCATTAAAGGCGTAGTTAATTTGATTAACCAGTTGGGTTTTTTAGAGGTTGCAGGTACCAGCACCTCTGCCATAAAAGCCGCGGAAATCTTAAAAACCAAAGAAATAGACTTGATGTTCCTGGATATTAATATGCCCATGTTATCCGGACTTGAGTTTTTAGGATCATTAGAGCGGGCACCGCTTACTATCATGACCACCGCCTATTCGGAACATGCGCTGGAAGGGTTCCGGCTAAACGTGGTGGATTACCTGATGAAGCCCCTGGAGTTTCAGCGCTTTTTTCAGGCTGCTAACAAAGCATTAGACATATATCAATCCCGTATTATATTACAAAATAGAGAAGGGGCTGATTCAGACATGTATATCCGGCAGGGTGACACCTTTCAACGGATAGAGTGGCAGGACATATTATTTGCAGAGGGAATGCAGAACTATCTAAAGTTACATTTTACCGATAAAGCTTTTATCATTCATCAAACCATGGCATCGTTAGAGGAGATGCTGCCAAAAGACTGGTTTTTCAGAATACATCAGTCGTTTTTGGTTAATACCCATAAAATAGATGCAATTTCCGGCGGAAGAGTTTTTATCAACGGAAAGCAGCTTCCTGTTTCGCGCCATAGAAAAGAAGATCTGCTTAGGTCGGTTGTGTATGGCAAGTTGATAAGTAAATAA
- a CDS encoding sensor histidine kinase produces MACLYPFTTYLSRTLLQKAMRQKKMLLFTGQFFLVSIVTALLIPAVLHAFLYLEQSGFFPPSDLVLGKNLFVILFINALMVSLFVNFGFCGLRFHEESMKLHEALVESQLQLLQQQISPHFMFNVLNHINILMREDVSLASALLIRYAKILRYQLDNDKNKKGNLGKDVQFLQDFVEIQKIRWGEELDICCSWKMENCDREFPPLLLITFIENAFKHVSRGVTDKAYVDINFIQTTQYVCLNVKNSKSIIQRDKYPVSGIGLLNVKKRLDILYGANYDLTVEDSETTYYTKLHISL; encoded by the coding sequence TTGGCGTGCTTATACCCGTTTACTACTTATTTAAGTAGAACCCTGCTGCAAAAGGCCATGCGCCAAAAGAAAATGCTTTTATTTACCGGGCAGTTCTTCCTTGTATCTATTGTAACTGCATTGCTTATACCTGCCGTTCTTCACGCCTTTCTTTATCTGGAACAAAGCGGCTTTTTTCCACCATCTGATCTGGTATTAGGTAAAAACCTGTTTGTAATACTGTTTATCAATGCCTTAATGGTGTCCTTATTTGTGAATTTTGGGTTTTGCGGATTACGTTTCCATGAGGAGAGCATGAAACTTCATGAAGCCTTGGTTGAATCGCAGTTGCAATTGCTGCAACAACAGATCAGTCCGCATTTTATGTTCAACGTGTTAAACCACATCAATATACTGATGCGCGAAGATGTAAGTTTAGCCTCTGCATTGCTGATCAGGTACGCTAAAATACTTCGTTACCAGTTGGATAACGACAAGAATAAAAAGGGGAACCTGGGGAAGGACGTCCAGTTTTTACAGGACTTTGTCGAGATCCAAAAAATAAGATGGGGGGAGGAGTTGGATATCTGCTGCTCGTGGAAGATGGAGAACTGCGACAGAGAGTTTCCGCCTTTGTTACTGATTACTTTTATAGAGAATGCTTTCAAGCACGTGTCCCGCGGTGTTACAGATAAAGCTTATGTAGACATAAATTTCATCCAAACAACTCAATATGTTTGTTTAAACGTTAAAAATTCCAAGTCGATTATCCAGCGCGACAAATATCCTGTGTCCGGAATTGGCCTGTTAAACGTAAAAAAGCGGTTGGACATTCTTTATGGTGCGAATTATGATTTGACCGTTGAAGATTCAGAAACCACTTATTATACCAAATTGCACATCAGTTTATAG
- a CDS encoding DUF6268 family outer membrane beta-barrel protein, translating into MRSLFIIAIIMSFAAAKSNAQAFFKTEYFGESGYQMTQGDSSQRIGNSRGSAMVYQGGINIPLSKKVNERNQPTIWSVGIGGAYVNLNNKNFTQPLVINEVLNVGVSLNYLRPLNERWSLRTGIGGGIFMPTTDISKLRFKNVLGSVSAIFIRHLRPNLDLGGGLALNNSFGFPMLFPAFYLNWRTGGRYSVQASLRDGLEVSAGYNFNKNIKLNLVMEVNGQMALLEQGGKDKIFTHQYVVFGLRPEIRLGKRMIIPLTFGVNATRTAQITNRSLKTIFQDKGYSFRGSLYAAAGLQIGF; encoded by the coding sequence ATGAGATCATTATTCATTATCGCAATTATTATGAGCTTTGCCGCTGCTAAAAGCAATGCGCAAGCCTTTTTTAAAACAGAGTATTTTGGTGAATCGGGTTACCAGATGACCCAAGGTGATTCCAGCCAGCGCATAGGCAACAGCCGGGGCTCGGCCATGGTGTACCAGGGCGGTATTAATATTCCGCTATCAAAAAAAGTAAATGAACGGAACCAGCCTACCATATGGTCGGTGGGTATTGGTGGCGCCTATGTGAACCTTAACAACAAAAATTTTACCCAACCGCTGGTTATTAACGAGGTGTTGAATGTAGGAGTAAGCTTAAACTACCTGCGACCGCTAAATGAACGTTGGTCGCTCCGGACAGGTATCGGCGGCGGTATATTTATGCCTACTACTGATATTTCGAAACTCAGGTTCAAAAATGTACTTGGAAGCGTAAGTGCAATATTTATCAGGCATTTAAGGCCTAACCTTGACCTTGGAGGTGGACTTGCGCTGAATAACTCATTTGGTTTCCCTATGTTGTTCCCGGCATTTTACCTAAATTGGAGAACGGGCGGGCGTTACTCGGTTCAGGCATCGCTGCGTGATGGTTTGGAAGTATCGGCCGGTTACAATTTTAATAAAAACATTAAGCTGAACCTGGTAATGGAAGTTAACGGGCAAATGGCTTTACTGGAGCAGGGAGGCAAGGATAAGATATTTACCCATCAGTACGTTGTTTTTGGCCTCCGCCCGGAGATAAGGTTAGGAAAACGAATGATCATTCCCCTTACCTTTGGCGTGAATGCTACCCGTACGGCACAGATTACAAACCGGAGCTTGAAGACTATTTTTCAGGATAAAGGGTACTCATTCAGAGGGTCGCTTTATGCCGCGGCCGGTCTGCAGATCGGGTTTTAA
- a CDS encoding aldo/keto reductase, with protein sequence MEYKTLGNTGLLVSRLCLGTMTMGPGTGIYGHIGNVGQADADQLIKSSFDAGINFFDTADVYSAGESERILGQAFKNLNIARKDVVIATKVYSRTGPGRNDVGASRKHIMDGVEASLKNLQTDHIDLYQIHANDILTPTEEILRSLDDLVRSGKVRYIGCSNWQAWKIAKALGISSAKNLARFDSLQAYYSIAGRDLEREIVPLLEEEKLGLMVWSPLAGGLLSGKFSRENQNPVNSRRSGFDFPIVDKERAWKILDVIAPIAKAHNCSAARIALAWLLAKQAVTSIVIGAKRKDQLDDNIAAIELQLSSDEINQLDEASTLPPEYPGWMLNTQGADRLGQVNIWEGRSS encoded by the coding sequence ATGGAATACAAAACATTAGGAAACACAGGACTGCTGGTTTCGCGCCTTTGTTTAGGCACCATGACCATGGGCCCCGGAACTGGTATTTACGGACACATTGGCAATGTAGGGCAGGCAGATGCCGATCAGCTTATTAAAAGTTCGTTTGATGCCGGTATCAACTTTTTTGATACGGCGGATGTATACTCGGCTGGTGAAAGTGAGCGGATACTTGGACAGGCTTTTAAAAACCTGAACATTGCCAGGAAAGATGTAGTTATTGCCACTAAGGTCTACTCGCGGACAGGACCGGGCCGAAATGATGTAGGCGCCTCGCGTAAACATATTATGGATGGCGTGGAAGCCAGTTTAAAAAACCTGCAGACGGATCATATTGATCTTTACCAGATACACGCTAACGATATTCTGACCCCAACAGAGGAAATTTTACGATCACTGGATGACCTGGTACGCTCGGGCAAAGTGCGTTATATTGGCTGTTCGAACTGGCAGGCCTGGAAAATTGCGAAAGCGCTAGGTATCTCTTCAGCAAAAAACCTGGCCCGTTTTGATTCTTTACAGGCTTATTATTCGATAGCAGGCCGGGATTTGGAGCGCGAAATTGTGCCTTTACTGGAAGAGGAAAAATTAGGACTGATGGTTTGGAGCCCGCTGGCCGGTGGCTTGCTTTCCGGCAAGTTCAGCAGGGAGAACCAGAATCCGGTAAATTCCAGGAGATCCGGCTTTGACTTTCCGATAGTGGACAAAGAACGGGCATGGAAAATACTGGATGTGATTGCCCCGATAGCAAAGGCGCATAATTGTAGCGCGGCACGTATAGCGCTTGCCTGGCTTTTAGCTAAACAAGCAGTAACTTCTATAGTAATTGGCGCGAAGCGAAAAGACCAGCTTGATGATAATATTGCGGCGATAGAACTGCAATTATCATCAGATGAAATAAATCAGTTGGATGAGGCGAGCACTTTACCACCTGAATATCCGGGTTGGATGCTAAACACACAAGGTGCCGACCGTCTTGGCCAGGTTAACATCTGGGAAGGCCGTTCTTCTTAA